One segment of Salvelinus alpinus chromosome 1, SLU_Salpinus.1, whole genome shotgun sequence DNA contains the following:
- the LOC139564656 gene encoding uncharacterized protein C11orf87 homolog — protein sequence MTTKESENVGLSIPLCIYNGASQTNGTCMDQMDRFFQPFSSTFALMVLVAMIIGIILVSLAAFHFNKRRMKKRKIQRAQEEYERDNRSPSTKTKREPTRPSIIVRPSPPDSEHRPHSVVQNTSCHIQEDPGTLPIAKNESELDMAHIEKGNGQVLETVILS from the coding sequence ATGACAACCAAGGAGTCAGAGAATGTGGGTCTCTCCATACCACTGTGCATCTACAATGGGGCTTCCCAAACCAACGGCACCTGCATGGACCAAATGGACCGCTTCTTCCAGCCGTTCTCCTCTACCTTTGCGCTTATGGTGCTGGTGGCCATGATCATTGGGATAATATTGGTTTCCCTGGCAGCATTTCACTTTAAcaagaggaggatgaagaagaggaagatccagcgtgcccaggaggaatACGAGCGTGACAACCGCAGCCCGTCCACCAAGACGAAGAGAGAACCCACGAGACCATCCATTATTGTACGACCGTCGCCTCCAGATAGCGAACACCGGCCACACTCCGTTGTCCAAAATACCAGTTGTCACATTCAGGAGGACCCTGGTACCTTACCCATTGCAAAGAATGAATCAGAATTGGATATGGCACACATTGAGAAAGGAAATGGACAAGTCCTGGAAACGGTCATCTTGTCTTGA